The following proteins are co-located in the Natator depressus isolate rNatDep1 chromosome 4, rNatDep2.hap1, whole genome shotgun sequence genome:
- the PPEF2 gene encoding serine/threonine-protein phosphatase with EF-hands 2 encodes MGCGSSTNAYYFLRKSEKVQTLPDAAHPAFKAAVLIQRWYRRYVARLEMRRRCTWRIFQSIEYSCEQDQIKLHNFFSYLMDHFTPSSSKERDFISRMLTEEESYKDTELEKLCDYESVEVPDSYTGPHLSFPLLPDHATALLEAFKQKQLLHETRRHLMRLPNINHVSTCYSEEITVCGDLHGRLDDLFLIFYKNGLPSPEKSYVFNGDFVDRGKQSVEILIILFAFLLVYPKEVHLNRGNHEDHMVNLRYGFTKEVMQKYKVHGKKILKMLQNVFCWLPLATLIDQKVLILHGGVSDVTDLVLLAKIQRHKFVSVLRGKKRKEKSRHMDSKAVNGESPVGVDPPRSSSFPGSCLQPELASAASTASRTELSQWVRQTVQEELEKCRKQVGFSETPGDKELTCVSSVTMTESELESCETSESSQEEWKQIVDILWSDPMPQEGCKMNTVRGGGCYFGPDVTEKILQKHSLQFLIRSHECKQEGYEFCHNRKVLTIFSASNYYEIGSNRGAYVKLGPDLIPHFVQYQANKTAHTLTMRQRISRVEESAFRALREKLFAHTSDLICAFKGCDQDGTGTITLSDWATAVESVLHFGLPWRMLRPQLVRGTAGGLLEYRSWLDDLAVEQRSKEHIQSSLLEAIYRNRSNLETIFRIIDSDHSGLISFEEFHQTWKLFSSPMNMELTADGISDLARSLDFNKDGNIDFNEFLEAFRLIEHTHGDDKAPHPAEMAVS; translated from the exons CCTTCAAGGCCGCTGTTCTGATCCAAAGATGGTATCGACGCTATGTTGCCCGGCTAGAGATGCGCCGAAGGTGCACGTGGAGAATTTTCCAATCCATAGAGTACTCCTGTGAGCAGGATCAGATCAAG cttcacaACTTCTTCAGCTACCTTATGGACCACTTCACACCAAGCAGCAGCAAAGAGA GGGACTTCATTAGTCGCATGTTGACAGAGGAAGAAAGCTACAAAGACACAGAGCTGGAAAAACTCTGCGACTATGAATCTGTAGAGGTGCCAGATTCCTACACTGGACCccatctctccttccccctgctgccTGATCATGCAACTGCCTTACTCGAAGCTTTCAAACAGAAACAA CTCCTGCACGAGACCAGGAGACATCTCATGCGGCTGCCAAACATCAACCATGTCTCCACCTGCTACAGCGAGGAGATCACTGTCTGCG GAGACTTGCATGGCCGGCTGGATGACTTGTTTCTGATATTTTACAAG AACGGCCTTCCCTCCCCAGAGAAGTCCTATGTGTTCAACGGGGACTTTGTGGACCGAGGCAAACAGTCCGTTGAGATCTTGATCATTCTCTTTGCTTTTCTCTTGGTGTACCCAAAGGAGGTTCATCTGAACCGCGGAAACCACGAGGACCACATGGTCAACTTACG CTATGGTTTCACCAAGGAGGTCATGCAAAAATACAAG GTGCATGGGAAGAAAATTCTCAAGATGCTCCAGAATGTCTTTTGCTGGCTGCCACTGGCCACCTTAATCGATCAGAAAGTCCTGATTCTACACGGTGGGGTGTCTGACGTGACTGACCTGGTGCTGCTGGCCAAAATCCAAAGGCACAAG tTTGTTTCTGTGTTAAGGGgcaaaaagagaaaagagaagagtaGACACATGGACTCCAAAGCGGTAAATGGCGAGAGCCCTGTGGGCGTTGATCCTCCGAGGAGCAGTTCGTTCCCTGGCTCATGCCTCCAGCCTGAGCTAGCTAGCGCTGCGAGCACGGCCAGCAGGACGGAGCTCTCCCAGTGGGTCCGGCAGACGGTCCAAGAGGAGCTGGAGAAGTGCCGCAAGCAGGTGGGGTTCAGTGAGACtccaggggacaaggagctcaCCTGTGTCAGCTCCGTCACCATGACCGAGTCAGAGCTGGAGTCCTGTGAAACAAGCGAGTCTAGCCAAGAAGAGTGGAAGCAG ATTGTAGATATATTGTGGAGTGACCCTATGCCTCAGGAGGGCTGTAAAATGAATACAGTGCGAGGAGGCGGCTGCTACTTTGGGCCTGATGTGACAGAGAAGATTCTCCAGAAGCACAGTCTGCAGTTCCTGATCCGCTCTCATGAGTGCAAACAGGAAGGCTATGAGTTCTGCCACAATCGAAAG GTACTGACCATATTTTCCGCTTCAAACTATTACGAGATCGGCAGTAACAGAGGAGCCTATGTGAAACTGGGGCCGGACCTGATCCCTCATTTTGTGCAGTATCAAGCTAACAAGACAGCCCATACATTAACTATGAGACAAAG GATCAGCAGAGTGGAGGAGTCAGCCTTTCGCGCGCTCAGGGAAAAGCTCTTTGCTCACACATCAGACCTCATCTGTGCATTTAAGGGCTGCGACCAGGATGGAACTG GAACCATCacactgagtgactgggcaactgCAGTAGAGTCAGTCTTGCATTTCGGACTGCCCTGGCGGatgctgaggccacagctggTGCGCGGCACTGCAGGGGGCCTGCTGGAGTACAGATCCTGGCTGGATGACTTAGCTGTGGAACAACGGAGCAAAGAG CACATACAGTCAAGCTTGCTAGAAGCCATTTATCGAAACAGATCCAACCTGGAGACCATCTTCAGGATCATAGATAGCGATCATTCAG GGCTTATTTcatttgaggaattccaccagacCTGGAAGCTGTTCAGCTCCCCTATGAACATGGAGCTCACAGCTGATGGCATCAGTGACCTGGCCCGCAGCCTAGATTTCAACAAGGATGGAAACATAGACTTCAACGAGTTCCTAGAGGCCTTCCGCCTCATTGAACACACTCATGGTGATGATAAAGCACCCCACCCAGCAGAGATGGCTGTTAGCTAG